In Bacteroidales bacterium, a single genomic region encodes these proteins:
- a CDS encoding aminopeptidase, translated as MKTRILFLSLLTLIFLEASAQKKNTAKPDEGYKFSPVTELKVTPVKNQASTGTCWSFATTSFIEAELLRMGKGEYDLSEMYIVRNNYYDRLRDNFVQEGKGNLGQGSVGHDWIVEFTKNGIVPDEAYTGLNYGLPNHNHSELNAFVNAIATVPVQRKKESDQYLAIIDAVLDTYLGKSPSSFTYKGVGYTPKSFSASLGLNVDDYVEITSFTLFPFYTQGVVPIPDNWRKMNYYNVTLDELMQVMDYSLNNGYTVAWDGDVSEKGFSHPKGVAIIPELENTDSYSPADKARLGKMTKEELTAEAYKFSSPFPEVKVTQESRQEGFDSKKTTDDHLMHLTGIVKDQNGTKYYITKNSWGTTRNPFGGYLNMSENYVRAKTIAVMVHKNAIPAEIKTKLGL; from the coding sequence ATGAAAACCCGTATTCTCTTCCTGTCTCTTCTGACCCTGATTTTCCTGGAGGCCTCTGCTCAAAAGAAAAATACAGCCAAACCTGATGAAGGTTATAAATTCTCCCCGGTTACAGAACTGAAGGTAACACCGGTAAAAAATCAGGCCAGTACAGGCACCTGCTGGAGTTTCGCAACAACCTCTTTTATTGAGGCTGAGCTTCTGAGAATGGGAAAAGGTGAATATGACCTCTCTGAGATGTATATTGTTAGAAACAACTACTATGACAGGCTCAGGGATAATTTTGTACAGGAGGGGAAAGGAAATCTTGGACAGGGAAGTGTTGGTCATGACTGGATTGTTGAATTCACTAAAAACGGAATTGTACCCGATGAGGCATATACCGGATTAAATTATGGATTACCAAACCATAATCACAGTGAACTAAATGCCTTTGTCAATGCAATTGCAACTGTTCCTGTTCAGAGAAAAAAGGAGAGTGATCAGTATCTGGCTATTATTGATGCGGTTCTTGACACTTACCTTGGAAAATCACCATCATCATTTACATATAAGGGCGTCGGATATACTCCAAAATCATTTTCTGCCTCACTTGGTCTGAATGTGGATGATTATGTTGAGATTACTTCTTTTACCCTTTTCCCGTTCTATACTCAGGGTGTTGTTCCTATTCCCGACAACTGGAGAAAGATGAATTATTATAATGTCACTCTCGATGAACTGATGCAGGTAATGGATTACTCGCTGAATAACGGATACACAGTTGCATGGGATGGTGATGTAAGTGAAAAAGGATTTTCACATCCCAAAGGAGTTGCAATAATTCCCGAACTTGAAAATACTGATTCCTATTCTCCTGCTGATAAAGCCAGACTGGGTAAAATGACAAAGGAGGAACTTACAGCCGAAGCATATAAGTTCAGCTCCCCTTTTCCCGAAGTGAAAGTAACACAGGAATCACGCCAGGAGGGTTTTGATTCAAAAAAGACAACCGACGACCATCTGATGCATCTTACCGGAATCGTAAAAGACCAGAATGGGACCAAATACTATATTACAAAGAATTCATGGGGTACTACAAGAAATCCATTCGGGGGGTATCTCAACATGTCGGAGAATTATGTAAGGGCCAAGACTATAGCAGTTATGGTGCATAAAAATGCCATTCCTGCTGAAATCAAAACAAAACTTGGTTTATAA